Genomic segment of Zonotrichia albicollis isolate bZonAlb1 chromosome 36, bZonAlb1.hap1, whole genome shotgun sequence:
TTGTCCAGGCCCTGGTGAATGTTGGTAATGGCAATGTGGGGTGTAGAAGCATCAGGTGTTTGGAGGAGGGCGGACCGTGCAGCACCTTTGAGATCTTCCAGTATTGACTCTGAGGGGACTTCATCCTGATATTGAAGTCTAGTATAGTCTCCTTCCCTGGTAATGTGGTCCATTGTGAGGTGTTGTTGCCCTTCTTCCTTAACATAACCTTTTCATAATTCATTAGGTTTATTTATCCAAAGTCCTTTccacaaaataaacttggcaggtgacaatataattttcatacactgttttaaattttatgGTACTGTCGTGTGGGCAGTACATGGTGCATTCAGCAAATTGTTAAAATAGGGAGAACCCCTCCCATAATCCTTTGCAGCCTTTACTAAATCCTTCATTTCCCTGTGGGAAAAAGATTCCCACTTAGGCCTTGGCCCTCACTTATACTGCACAGATGCTACCTGAATCTTGGAGACCACCTCCCAATCCCCCTCCTTTGTGGCTTTTCTCCGTGTCCTCTGCCAAGAATCCTTGGGCTCATCCTCACTCTTGGATAAGCTATCGCTCTCTTCCTCTGTAGAGGAAGCAGGTCTGCTGGCAGAGACGTGGGCCTTTCTGCCGACTGACAATGCCCAGTGTCAAAGGCCTTTGGTAGCCAAAATAGCTTCCTTCTTGTTGACCCCATGTCTGGTTCCGGTGACGTGGGAACAGGAAGAGGCTGGACTGGAGAAAGGGCCCGAAAGTGGAGAGGTGGAGCCCACATTGGGGAGGAGCTTTCCAGTGACAGGGGAGGGACCCGACACAGGGGCGGAACTTGGTGTCAAGGTGAGACCCGTTGCAGGGGAGGCACCTGGAGCAAAGGCAGGAAATGGGGATGAAGGTGGGAGGGAATCTAAAATGGCAATCTCTCTCACAAGAGTATTACCATCTTGTGATTTACAGGAAGGAGGACTAGGACTAATGGATGAAGGGCAAGGGAATATCTCAGGGTGGCACAGCCACGACCACCCTGAGGAGAAGACAGGAAAGGAGGCGAGATGGCAGGCAGCGGATGGCTTGTCTGTGCCAAAGGATGGGCTCTATCTCCCATCCTGTTCTAAGGGAACGTGGGTTGGAGAACCTGGGGGCCAGGTTGAATAAACCAGGACAAAGGGTTGGAACCATGAACTCGTGAAATGATCCCATAAATTGAATGAAATAATGGATAAAATTTCCCACCTTTTCAAACGCCTTGTGTTTGTAAAATATAAAGCTTTTCCCCAAGAGCATCCCAAAATGATGACTGATAGAATCAACAGAGATATCAGGAAAATCTGTAAACTACCAGTGAACAATACCTTTCAAACTCCCCTCAGAAAATGAACTTCCCTCTAAATTTAAAGGTCTCCAAAACTTTACAAAAACATCCTTTTCAGCTTGGGACTGAGTATTTCCCATAGCTGCCCCCAGTGGAAGAGGGAATTCCCACCCACAGGAACAGAAAATCAAAAGCCCGAACCCCTGGCAGCTCTCTGCTACTCAGTCACTCACTCAGGCTCACAGGCACGATCTTCAGCCAAAGTGGGCTTGTGGGGCTGTCAGTGAAGTTGGTCCCACAGATGTTGAAGGGATGGCCAACTTCCACTTCAGTGAGATTTGGTAAAATTCTAGTCTCACTTCAGGGTTGTGGCTGACCTGAAAGGGGAACAGCTTCCAGTGACATCTGGCTGGCAGGATCACTGCTGGAGATGCTCACAGGGACCTCAATGAATCTGGTCCCTGTTCGGGTGCCAGGTGTAGCATCATGGCTCTACTGAGGTCCTTGGAGCATCCAGCACTCACGAGCCCAAAGCTCACTGCTACCTTAGAAAGCTGACAGAATAGGCAGGATGGGTCTTTATATTTTCTCCAGCAAACTGGGTTTATTGGTACAGGAACAGGCTACACAGCTGAACACAGTCCAGGGATGAAGACAGGGTGTAGGCTGAGGGAACAGGGTCTTATATGGAGTactgagggcagagctgagggtcaGGGTACAATGGATATGGGGGAATATGGTGCAGAGGAGGGGTCAGAGGTCAGGTCAGCGAACCTGGGAAACAAGGGTGGACGAATGCCGCAAACTAAGGCcaatggagggacagagagagaagaaCATTCTAAGGTTAAACAAACGTGGGCAATAGGAGTTGAACTAGGATAATTAGGCCAATAGGCCAACAGggtaacataacataacataaatCAGCATGTGTCTGCAAAGATCTATGGGAGAAGAAACCATCTCACCCTTAACCTGAAAGCCTATTTCTCTTATCTGGAACCAGTCCTCCATGTCTGGGGGAATGAGACACTGATGGTAGGCCTCTGGGCCTCCAcacaccctcacagctggcctaGGGCAGGTCTGGAGTGGTCTTGGTGGCAGCTTGGTCTTGGCACACACTTGAGGAGGGTGTCTGTTTTCAACAGGGAGCTTAGGAGTTTCAGATtactaaaataaaagaagaaaaccccCTCTTTGCCTGAGCGCAGCCAGTTCTCCAAGCTTAGCCGACCCCAGGTGAGTGAGGATAGACAAGATGGGGTTTGGAAAAGTCGAGCAAGGCtctccacactgggtcagatcTCAAGACACAGCTTCTCAGAGCATGCCAGACCTCCTTAGGAAAGCCCCTGGGCCTATCAGTCACAGAATGCTGCTATCATTTCTTCTCTAAAGAGAACCATACACCCTTCAAACAGGAATGTGGATTTATTAGAAGCTATTTAACATATTTCTCTGTAACAATAGAAAAAGAACTTCTTAGTGAACTGCACTACGATTGAGGgaattcaaagcaaaaccacagtTTGTCAGGATGTGCTTGATCATAATGAGCCCTgtgtgcatttggagctgagcctggaacttcagggcctgagaggagattgcacaaacctttccaggagtcaaagtcagaagaaaaccccaaagtttcttgaggcatgaatgggTCCCTCTGAGGTCCATCCCCAACACaagctcctcatggactccttggaggagagaccTGGAGGCTAGGATGGCATGAAATCCTCTCAGAGACTcaatgtggaaaggaaaatccaaagtaccttaaaaaccttgagtatctcacaGTATTAATGAGCACTACtaagtgtcagtacaaagctctcaagggactcgttaaagcagaaaattggggccatgattgcacaaagctctcacagagtctgtatcaaaagggaaacaccaagtaccttaaaataactgaagtatcctgaagtattaatgagccccactgagtgttgttactgagaaagcctctccagggactaattacagcagataattggaggccatgattgcacaaacctctcagagactccaagacaaaagccaaacccaaagtcctttgaaaaacctgcagagacgctcctggcacagaggcagctcctggcaagggcagcgctgcagagagacagctctggccaggagcagctcctgtgcacagcccagcagggctggggctctgcctgcagccaccccgggcacagcacagaggcacagaggggttaaactcagcctgggctgggagcacagagcagagctcactcGGGGCTCACTAGAGCAGAAATCAGCCCAGGTTTGAAACAGTCattccctggctgtgggaagagaagctgcagttcctgcagggatctcctggagctggcacatCCCACAGTTTTGAGGACCTTTCAGGAGGattctcagagctgctccagggcagggctgtggccctagggcagggctggctttccctgcagccccagctgatGCATAGCCCAAGGCAGCTCCtgttgccaggctctgctgcagggctgagcacccgcggctgcagccaggggtgcccagggctggcctgcagagcagggtcctgcagcccagggcgctgtgctggggcagcgactctgctgcctgccagggacagctctcagccggcccggggagctgctcccagcgctggggagaagctgtggggggaaggagccaccctgagcagggcaggggctgctgctgagaggggctgagtggggcagggctgctcccagctccagaccagcctgagcacagctctggaggACACTTCCCAAAGAAGGTACGTCTGGAAAGATCAGGAGCTTCCCTGAAAGTGTTTTCAATTTCCTACTTGGAGAAGGATGGGAATGTTGGGGTGATgacaaaaagatttttgtattttttacattttatatattcataGCTCTCTAAATTACTACCATATAGTTACAATACTATAATCCTTACTTAACTCTAATAACCTCTTAACTCTATTAAACCACTATTATATTCTTATATAGCTTTAATCCTGAATTAAATCTGGTATGTTTCCCTACCTTTCTCTTAATAACCTGACTGTCTAAATATATTCCTAAAATGCTGTATAGTCCTATTCTTTTATATAGTCCTGAAATACTATATAGCCTTCTAGGAACTGGACGTATAGGAGCATTTTGGGTTTTGAGAATGAGCAGAATATGAGCAGTCATTATAAAAAGTGAAGGCAAAGAAGCCTTTGGACCTACTCCAATGGGTTGACCCAGGGGTGGGTAACTAGGGAAACTGAATCTCCTTTTGGATGTTCCTGTTAAATATCCTAATTAATCAACCTTAATAAATTGTTGAAATCAGGAGCTGGGTGTGCCCCATCCCCACTGGGACACCTGGAAGCTTCCAATACATGTCTGGTTGTTACTTTACTGTTCTAACACTGTTGcaagggttttttggttttttttttcctctttgggtTACAGACAGCAGAGGGATGCGAGAAGCAGAACAGAAATTgtaatcccagaatcacagaacattctgagttgaaagggacacacaggatCATCAAAGGAATGTTTGAACATTTACAGGGACTCCAGAACTGCAACTTTGGGTGGCCAgtctctctgctgggagcctcccaAAGGGCCCTCAGCCctagacagcagcagcatcacctctgcagggcccagcagggctctcctgagctgcccttgcccagctgcacacagagcctgccccagccagggccctgcacacaggcaggtttctgtagggccccggccagggcacacaggctgggatgggctctgtgagcgctggcagggacaaggctcctctcaggagggaatgtccaggcccagggagatgctcagggaaggagaggcggctgaagagagcagtgctgggggcaggatgAGGGCACGGTTGGATTGTGGGAGGTGCCaggcacaggtgggcacaggaaCACTGTCCTGAGTGCCCggctgtctctgccctgccctcccaggcacagcaccacaGCATCTTCTCTTGGTTCTGCCCGGCCCTGATATTGTCCCTgttatctgctgctctcagggaggctctggcatttgcagcagctgagtcaggctctgcccttggcattcctgtcAGGCAGTggtgtccatgggaatggggtgtcCAAGCTTCCCTGGCACCAGTGGGGCTATGGGCAAAGCAGTCcatgggaaaggggaatgagctgagccccctccctgagatcccatcatgggcacagccagggatctccttgctgtgcccttccaagctctgagctgccctcctgggtgcaaatctgtgccagagcctctgggagttccctgaatgtcccacgaggaagggcagagctgccacagctggggaaATGCTGTTGGGTTTGCCCAGGGAGCCGTGAGTGTCCTTGGAACAAGGGGGGGCTGAGACCTTGCCCAGAGATCTTTAGAGAGGGTGAGACATTCAGGGAtcctctgctctgggcagagTTTGATTTATCCCAGGCTGACCCAGGAGTGTGATTGTGCTCTGACTGTAGCCAAAGGTTTCCCCACAGCAGGAAGAAGGTTGAGTGAGTCCCAGCAGTAGGGACTGTCTACAGGGAATGGCCCAGGTTTGGCTTCAAGCAGCCTCTCCTGACTTCTCACTGTCCTTTATCCATGAGCAGGTCCccatgtgcagccccagcaaatgtccaacagcagctccatcaggcacttcctcctgctggcattggcagacacgcggcagctgcagatCCTGCaattctgcctcttgctgggcatctccctggctgccctcctgggcaacggcctcatcatcagcaccatagcctgcagccagcacctgcacacgcccatgttcttcttcctgctcaacctggccctcagcgacctgggctccatctgcaccactgtccccaaagccatgcacaattccctctgggacaccagggacatctcctacactggatgtgctacACAGGTTTTTCTGCTGATCTTCTTCATGGGAGCAGAGTATtttctcctgaccatcatgtgctacgaccgctacgtgtccatctgcaaacccctgcactatgggaccctcctgggcagcagagcttgtgcccacatggcagcagctacCTGGGCCACTGCCTTTCTCAACGCTcttctgcacacagccaatatattttccctgcccctgtgccatggcaatgccctgggccagttcttctgtgaaatccccgcCATTCTCAAACTTTCCTGCTCACACTCAAAGCTCAGGGAATTAGGGCCTCTTGTGTTTTCCATCTTTGTAACaattggttgttttgtgttcattgttttctcctatgtgcagatcttcagggctgtgctgaggatcccctctgagcagggacagcacaaagccttttccacctgcctccctcacctggctgtgctctccctgttcctcagcactggcacatttgctcacctgaagcccccctccatgtcctccccatccctggatctggccctatcagttctgtactcagtagtgcctccagccctgaatcccctgatctacagcctgaggaaccaggagctcaaggctgcagtgtggagactgatgactggatggtttcaggaacattaaactgctggccaatttctgccaatcacttgtaataaaagtcatctttATACTTCTTGTTGGTTTGGTTGTGGTGGTATTTTTCCCTTCGTTTTAGGTGTTCATAATTTCCACAAAGAAAAGCCATTCCTTGcaccatttctcattttgtttctctccaccttccccatggccacagactgtgtcaatgagggtcTGTGCGCCTCGTGACTTTgaaggaactaaaggatcttgcagcaaagttttcttcagtgatgcccttttgttgccttttctggagctgcagcagcaatgtctgtgtgcagagctgggggcagatcagtgctggcacagcagctgtgcccagcagcagcagcacttggtgttgccagtgctgctgccgtggccctgccccgctgccctggtggccctggtgttgctgcagggcctgagtgctctcagggccgggcacagccctgggggtggcagtgccggggctgcagcagggacaggccatgggcactgctggggcagtgctgacgcctcagcccagggcctgggggctccaggctccttgcccaggctctctcaagaacacacccaggccaatgctcagcacagaaaacccctgtgagcagccccaggctggccgtgggtgggctgggggcaaacagcatggctggggctctgcaaggacCCTGGGgtagacgggaaggagcagcagagcaggggctgatccacccccagtgcactgcacagcccagggcagagtCCCAGACCATCcgcatggagctgccaacaacatcccccctctgcagccctggcctctccccagctcacacaggtgccccatccttgcaggcacagacacagcagcactggctcagcagcccctgtttgcattgcacagagcagggggagcacccccatgctgttggtgtggggacatgaacttgagggagcacaaatgccatcagcccctggggccagcaagggcttgGGCACGGCAGGGAAACCATTCAGGTTTATTGGGACAAACCTTTGAGTTCACCAATTCTAACCTGCACCCTAATGCCATATTGTCTGCCCTGAGCCTCCAGATTATAAAATCGCAGCTCTGTCTTGTCCTTTCAACCATACTTCTGTTCCAAAACCCTCACCAGCCTTTTtgctcttctctggacacgctccagcccctccatggccttcctaaattgggggcccagaactggtcGCAGCACTCGAGATggggcctcaccagtgctgagtgcaggggaagaatccctgccctgctcctgctggccacaccattcctgatcaaggccaggagccattggccttcttggccacctgggcacactgatgcctcatgtccagcctgctgtccctcagtccctgcaggtccctttctgcctggctgctctccagccactctgtccccagcctgtagcactgcagggtttgttgtggccaaagtgcaggacccggcacttggtcttgttcaacctcaccttgttggatttgggctctggatccagcctgtccaggttcctctgcagagccctcctaccctccagcagatccacactcacacccagtgtggtgtcatctgcaaatttgctgatgctggactcagtcccctcatgcagatcatcaatgcagacattgaaatccacgctggcttgctctgatccctcagccatcctgtgggtgccctgtgatggcactcagggtgatctgttccataaccttgccaggcacccaggtcaggctgacaggcctggagttccccagctcccccttccagccctgcttgggggtgggctcacactggcacctccagtgctctgggacctccctgctgagccagcactgatggtaaatgatggagagcagcttggggagctcatctacagctccctcatccccctgggatggatcccatctgctcccagagacatctgtgagcatctgagtggcttagcatgtccccagctgcttcttcctggattacagggggcTGTTcttctccctgtgcccatccaccagctcaggagaacacttgtcttgaggacaacctgtcttattcttgaaaactgaggcaaagaaggggtTAAAtacctcagccttttcctcatctttagTAAGCATATCCCCCCAAAATGGAATGGAGGTTGTCCTTACCCCTCCTTTTGCCATTAAtgcattaataaaaatatttttaatatcctTCAAAGAAGTAGCCAGTGGTTATTACGCTTTCAGCtctctttaattttctttctgcattgtcttggtttggaaagtcAGGTGTCctctaaggaaggcaggagcctcccctgaaatggaaaatgtaaaccccttccctccaaattgTTATCAATTTGAATATAAGTGGGCTCTccggcaaaaatatgggagtaggaataacagttcctTATtaggaaagtaaaaaaaattatgaaataaaacaatgcagtaaaccaaaacaacactgacagagtcagaacacaacctgacaccctgtgggtcagggtgttggtagctgtccaattggaattgtggctgcagccctcctggagtgtcaggggtggttctgctggagcagggatcctgtagaatgctgtagtcttcctctgaagatccactggaagaggcagctgctgttcctctgggaaatcccgTGGAGAAGCTATTCTGGTGTTCCAGAAACTcaagattatatccaggtaggaatgcttggctcctccctctgggcagagcatctcccaatgggatgctatagttcttatcagccatgcagtgacattcaatagcccattatcagcagatgtctccccagagggagtagtggttgtggaagagataaggaaaactgcccacttgaccactgccatacagatggcaaatagaatccatcttgccttgcaatctgggaCATGCATGACCTAACAACATCCTAAACACTTCCTTAATTGCCTGCCGCTCTGTGCAATGACGATgcaccctcttttttcccttgagtTCCTGGAAAAAGTTCCATGTCCAGCCAGGCCAGTAATTTTCCTGGGTAGCTCACTTTTTGACCCAGAGGAACAGGCTGTTCCTTCTTTTTCAAGATTTCTTTCTTGAAGTGCGTTCATCCTTCCTGgaaccctttgtttttaagggctgtttccctttaAAATATCGGTATCAGATTTGGTATTTTCCAAATTTACATCGTCAATAGGCCAAAGTCTGCTCTTATTGGTGCAGTGCATAAGATTTGTTGATGCCTCTCCTTTCACAGATTATTTAAAAAGTCAAtaatttcatggtcactgtgccccaacAGCCTCTGACCACCACACctcccaccagcccttctctgtttgtgaccagcaggagacagagctttccttggcagtgggaatTGCAGGAAACCTCCCCCAAGTGCAGCTTGGAaggttcagcctggagctgaggagaaagcaaagtcCCTCGCAGGGCAGAATGTTGGTGCTGGAGGTGTGGCAGGgtgaggctgggccatggccgggctctgtgtgccaggagccggcagcgctgggtgcagggagcccagggagggcacagaaacgCTGGGTGAGAAATGCTGGGGCACAGCGAGATGGGCGAGTGCAGCCGGCCAGGGCAGAGAAGCAGCACACCcagggggcacagcctgcaggacagatggccaagggctgggcatGGCTGTCAGGGCCACAGGCTCCCAGGCCTTTGTGCCCTGGGCTCGGGCAGTGCCTCTGGAGGCCCCACAGGAGGAACtttcctggcaggggctgcactctgGTTCTCCCTCGGCCTCCCTGgggaggctggcaggggctgcaggttgATGCCATTTGTCCTTGCTGGCCCTCACATCCCCCTGGCCCACCAAGAGCCCCGAGGCAGCCgtgagggacaggccctgctgtcccaggctgggctcagggcttggcctttctgcttcccccaACCAGCCCAGGCTTGCTCAtcattgcagttccctgctcagagccttgggctcgctgcaatcctggcctcaaggatctgctctcagcaggccctgggcagcctttggcactccctgccctcactggggcccagccatgctccaaggcacttggagttttgctgctgaTTCCTTGAGCAGCTTCTTCATCCTTCTCTGCACGCAAGATGCTCCTggacccagccccaaatccagcgtggggctgattaaaatacagaaagccctcaggagctctttgtctCCCTTCCATTGTCTTCCAGTCTCCAGGGCTTCTGCAGTGATTGGGATCAGTTTGGAGTTCTCTTCAGGAGGGAGATTCCAAAGTGTACATCATGACTTTTGGTTTTAGTCAAGCGAATATATTTCTACTTTTCATTTCAGAGAAGAGGGGATAGAAGCATTCCCCAGGTGATTttgatgctgaatgtctccttaGGAGGTCTGAGCACGGAGAAGAATGAGCCCCTTGCCGGCTGAGCCTGTTTGgccaagctgctcctcacccccagcctcacAATGTCTGACATCGCCCACCTGGGactgacatcccaaaacataaaaaaaaatatgcattttacttgaaaataaaaatataatatttactAAAATTCTAGGtatatttttcttgtttataataatattattcaatatttttattaccCAGTTTCTAAATTTATATGAAaactaaatatatttttagcaACCAAAAGAATTCTTCCTCATTGGTTTTAAGTgctatgtttgcccaattatcccatcataaaaaggCCAAATAAtcttaaaagtagtaacaattttaattgaatagataagataaaaaatataaaattggatacaatataattcaattaaaataagggataatttggttccaataatagcgcataagcaagaGATACCGCGGGGTACGAAGGGCAGAGTTCAATGACCCTTGTCACTTCacatacaagcttgccaagtgaaagtcaccccttatatgccatgtgtcaatgccatctcccccgattttcggttcgtcacttttctgtctctgccttCATTACCACCCTTATCACGCATgtgccaccactcggtttggtggtcggacaagtctttgggggtcgtcactgatgaaggccctgtagtcttcttcgttgtcctttaattcacctttgggttacacatgcgcatcAAGCCATTAAAATGTAaaccaagactaacgtatcactgcatctacatatcaaggcaataaatcccttataattaacATTTTCTGGGACTGAagcaggttcttggtcatttttagcaactatatcttcagcttctttcctgtggtccttgagaacatctgctgggaaaggTGGGGGGGGGTGTGGAGCcccccctttccctctcctctttggCATTACTATTTTTACcttcttttattatttccagataTCAGTTACTGTATAAATATTGTTTactatttcaatttttatcagcacgaatcacaCCTATTTACCACATAAGTAACATATTCCCTTAACTAAATAATTGACAACCATCAGTTattgatttctccttctttttgtTAATAATTTAACACGTCTATAATTTTTTATTGGTTTCTCACACAGGGTCAAGGGGGGAACTCTGGGGTCCCTGGAGACATTTCTGGCAtacatttggggcagttttgggtctggggagggaattcagaaAGAACTTGAGGGTTTGGAGGACACTTAGGGGAGCCGGGTGGGCACTTGaaggggcactcagggattctgagggacagttcggggtctggggcagcacttgggggtccaggggggcccttggaggtcagggaaggggaatttggggcccttcAGGGTCTAGGCGAGCCCTTGGAGGGCTCTGATGGGGCTCTCTGGGGTGCGGGGggtgatgggagttgtaggcgcgGGTATCATACAGTTAAATGGGGCTGCGGAGCATCATGGGAGTTCTAG
This window contains:
- the LOC141726537 gene encoding olfactory receptor 14A16-like; protein product: MSNSSSIRHFLLLALADTRQLQILQFCLLLGISLAALLGNGLIISTIACSQHLHTPMFFFLLNLALSDLGSICTTVPKAMHNSLWDTRDISYTGCATQVFLLIFFMGAEYFLLTIMCYDRYVSICKPLHYGTLLGSRACAHMAAATWATAFLNALLHTANIFSLPLCHGNALGQFFCEIPAILKLSCSHSKLRELGPLVFSIFVTIGCFVFIVFSYVQIFRAVLRIPSEQGQHKAFSTCLPHLAVLSLFLSTGTFAHLKPPSMSSPSLDLALSVLYSVVPPALNPLIYSLRNQELKAAVWRLMTGWFQEH